TAATGACATTGCTATTGAAGCCAAACTTTTGAATATTTATTGCAAGAACAGTCATAACAAAAAATAATGATAAATAGACTATAAAGTCAAACTTAATCTTCTGCTTTAATAACTGAACTGCAATATAACACAATAAAAAAACATCAAGTATATACCATTCAGGGTATAACACCTTTATGTATCGCAGAAAAAAAGTGTTGATAATAACTATTAGAAGAACTGCCCTATCGAGCTTTTTCATAGTTTCCACGGTAATTAACCCTCTTCAATTCATTTTGAATTCTAAGACCCACTCTCTTCGCATCATTGTTAAACAACATGAAATATTTTAGTTTCAAACGACTCCACAAATATTTTTTCCTTAACTTCTTCTTATTCTTATTCACTAATTGGATTTTATCCTCTTTAAATGATGTACTCCCATAATGATAGATAAATGTGTCATCCGCTAAAATATTTATATATCCTTTTTTAATAACTCGGTAGGAAAAATCAACTTCTTCTCCGTAACCCATCCCGAAAGTCTGTTCATCTAGATATCCAATCAGATGGATAACTGTGCGTTTGATATACAATCCATGACCTACTCCTGTAGGAATCACAGGATAGTGTTTATTGGAGATATATTCAACTAGATTTGAGAACTGCTGTATTGTATATCCTTGGGGTAATTCATTGTCCTTGTTAAATGACGGAACAGAAGCAATGGTTCCATTATTTGTAAGTGTTGTCACAGTGCCTATACGAGGGTTGGAACAAGCAGCTGCATGTAACTTATCAATCCAATTGTCTGTTACTACGGTATCGGAATTCAGTAATATAACATCATTATCTGCATACTTCATACCTCTATTTGCTGTTTTAACAAAACCTAAATTCTTTTCATTTTCAAGTAATATAATTCTTCCATCATCTAATTCACTTAAATATTCATTAATTTCTTTCTCGGGAGAATGATCATTTATGAGAATAAATCGATGTTCTACCTTGTTTGGGCAGGTTAGCAACGATTGAATGCATTCTTTTGTTTCTTCAATCCCCTTATATATAGGAACTATTACATCGATCATAATACACTTCCTGTTCTACCAAATTGAGTTAGTGGATAACTCTATCTCCACATTTCTCTCTACTTGATTGAGATAATTTGTCGATTTAGAAGTCATTAACTCCCTGTAAGATCTTGCAACTGCATCCCATTGATAGGTACTATACAACCGCTCTTTCATTCCTCGGCTCTGATCTTCCATGTTGATAACTTCTCTAAATTGTTCAGCTAGTCTTTCCTTCGTAAACAGTAGTCCATATCCACCTAGGACTTCTTTGCTAAATGGACCATCAATGGCCATAACTTTCTTGCAAGATCCCATTGCCTCTAATAAAGCAGGGTTCGTTCCACCAACTGAATTTCCATGGAGATAACACTCGGCATTCTCTCTCAATACCGCAAGTTCTTCTTGATCGTAATTAGCAGGTAAAATACGAACACCTTTTTTTTGATCAAGGGCCATTAACATTTCGGAATACGGAGTTACATCTCTATACCCTACTAATACAAATTGATATCCTTCTTCGTATAACCTAGATTTAATAAATCCTTCTATGATCTTCAGAGGGAGGTTGTCGAGTTCAAATCTGGTAATTTGAATAAAATACTTTTGTCCATTTAGTTCGTATTTTTTCAAAATATCTAGTTTCTTTTCTTCATCTATTTGCGAAATCATTGGTGCTCCATATGGAATAAATTGCGTATTTCTGAGAAATATAGATTTATAGTAATTTTGAATGGACACGGAATCTGAAATTAATTTTTTGCAAAACAAACATATGAGTAAAGAAGAGAAAAAATAATATAGTTTGAACGGCCATGACCATTTCATTCTTCTCCATTCTAATCCGTCTGTATTTACAGCCATCGGAATTCTAGCCAACCTAGTAAGGAGAATCCCAGGTAAATTAGCATTATTAAACCAAAACACGAAATCGTATTCTTTTCGATGTTTAAACAAGTATTTTCCTGTATTTATTGATGAAACGAAGGTGTCCAGCTTTCTTGATGGACTTCCTTTTACATTAATAATTTTCCTATCATCAATTGAATCATTGTTACCCTCAGATTCAGATCGTCCAAACACATGACAGTCGACACCTTCTTGAACTAATCTTAAGGTAATCTCATCGACAGCCGTCTCAAATCCACCATAAGCAGCAGGTATTCCTCTTGTACCGCAAAAAGCAACTGTAGCTTTCATATGCACACCCCGTTCGACCTAACTTTTATAAACACACATTGATAGAACTTCTTGTAAGGAGTTCAGATATGACTGTGCCGCAGACTGCCATGTCCATTTGGCTGCTTGAGAATATCCCAAAGAAATAAGCTCTGTTTGAAGGTTAGGTTTACCCAGAAGTTCTCCCATTCTTTCGGCAATCCCCAACGCGTTGTTAGGATCAATCAGAATCCCTGCATCACCAATAATTTCTGGGATAGCCGTTGTGTTGGAGGATACAACCGGAACACCGCAAGCCATCGCTTCAATTGGAGGAATACCGAAACCTTCTGCAAAAGTAGGATACACAAAAAGTCCAGCTGCCCGATAAATATGAGGAAGCATCTCGTCATCTACTGAATCTATTATTTTCACATCTTCTTCTAAATTGAGTTCTTTAATTCTTCCGAAAAATTGTTTGAATCCAAAATCAGGACTTCCAACAATAACAAGGGTACCCAATTCATCACACTGCTTCTCTTTTAATATCTTGTATGCATGAAGAAGTTGTATATGATTCTTCCTCGGTTCAATTCTACCCACTGTTAATATATAATTCTTAACTCCATACTTTTCGTAAACAATATCTCTCGATAATTCCTTGTTATTAGGACAAAACCTAGTAAGATCTACACCATTCGGAACCACTTTCACTTTGTGTTCCGGCACCCCGTACAATTCAATAATTTTGTTTTTTGAATATTGAGATACCGTATGAATTTGCTTCGCTTTTTGAGCGGAGTATCTAACCAGGATTTTGTTCCTCAGCACTTCTTTCTTCGTGAAAAATTGAGGATGTGTTTCAAATAAAACATCATGTATGGTCACGATCGTGTCACAAGGAACCATTAAAGGTGAGATGTAGGTCGTATGGTACAGATCAATTTTATTTTCTTTTAGCAGCGGACTCGTTTGATATGTCAACCTTTTGATCTTAGAAGCTGACTTAAATTCAACATATTTGGGTTCATTTCCATAGGGGTATCCTAAAGACCAGTGACCAAAGAAACAGTAGTTATTATCATCCTCCTGCCTCATCACTTCATGATATAAATTTAACAGATAGGTTCTGCTCCCTTGAAACTTACCTGCCAGTACGTGGGCATCTACCCCAATTCTCATTTCTATTCTCCTTTGAACTATCTTTAGAATGCATCTTTGGTTCCAAAGAGCATTCTTATGGTTTTGAAAATAATCCTGAGATCATATGTAATACTTCTCTGATCTATATATCGGATATCCAGTTCCACCATTTTTTCGAATCCAACACTATTTCTACCACTCACCTGCCAAAGACCTGTACATCCCGGTGTTACACGAAGTCTTTGTTTATCATAAGTGGAATACTCTGCAATTTCTCTCACGAGTGGCGGTCTAGGACCCACCAGGCTCATCTCTCCACGAAGAACGTTCCATAATTGAGGTAATTCATCCATACTTGTTTTCCGAATGAACTTCCCTATTTTGGTAATACGGGGGTCATTCTTCATTTTAAACATCGCACCACTGACTTCATTCTGATCGAGCAACTCATCTAGTAAATCTTCAGCATTCGAGACCATCGACCTGAATTTGAACATATGGAATTTCTTCTCGTTCTTACCTACACGAATTTGATGAAAGAATACAGGTCCTTTTGGGTCCTCTAATTTGATAAGTAACGCTACAACTGCAAATAAAGGAGACAATAGGAGTAGACCCAATGATGCTCCCATCACATCCATAGTTCTCTTCATAAAAAGATACAGTTTATCGGAACGAGTATGATTAGGTACGACATGTGGATAAGGTAAGTGTTTCTCAAGGAGTACATCACCTTCATTCCTTCGAGATGTTGGAATCATGTATACTCACCTCTACCTACCAGCAATTGTTGTGTTGCTTGTTTCTCCATTAATTCTTTAAGAGCAACAAGCATCGGAAGTCTTAACTCGTTATTCTGAAGTGCAAAATCCAAAGTTGTTAAGATAAACCCAAGCTTCTCCCCTACATCGTACCGGATGCCTTCAAAATCATAGGCATATACTCCTTGATGTTCATTCAGAAGTTGGATTGCATCTGTCAACTGAATTTCTCCTCCAGCACCTATTCTTTGCTCTTCTAAAAACCGAAAAATATCAGGAGATAATATGTATCTACCCATAATGGCAAGATTAGAAGGAGCCTTACCTTGTGCTGGTTTTTCAACAAATTGATGAACTGAACTCAGTCTACCTTCCGATTTCAAAGGATCTATAATTCCATAACGATGCGTCTGATGAGGCAAGACTGTTTGCACTCCAACAATGGATCGTCCTGTGATCTCATACTGCTCAATCAGCTGCTTCGTGCACGGTAATTCCGAGACAACAATATCGTCACCTAATAATACGGCAAACGGTTCGTCGCCAATGAATTTCCTAGCGCACCATACCGCATGCCCTAATCCTTTGGCTTCTTTCTGCCTTATATAATGAATATCTACATTAGAAGACTTCCGAACTTCATCTAATACTTCTAGCTTTCCTTGTTGAA
The nucleotide sequence above comes from Paenibacillus sp. IHBB 10380. Encoded proteins:
- a CDS encoding glycosyltransferase family 2 protein, whose protein sequence is MIDVIVPIYKGIEETKECIQSLLTCPNKVEHRFILINDHSPEKEINEYLSELDDGRIILLENEKNLGFVKTANRGMKYADNDVILLNSDTVVTDNWIDKLHAAACSNPRIGTVTTLTNNGTIASVPSFNKDNELPQGYTIQQFSNLVEYISNKHYPVIPTGVGHGLYIKRTVIHLIGYLDEQTFGMGYGEEVDFSYRVIKKGYINILADDTFIYHYGSTSFKEDKIQLVNKNKKKLRKKYLWSRLKLKYFMLFNNDAKRVGLRIQNELKRVNYRGNYEKAR
- a CDS encoding DUF1972 domain-containing protein; its protein translation is MKATVAFCGTRGIPAAYGGFETAVDEITLRLVQEGVDCHVFGRSESEGNNDSIDDRKIINVKGSPSRKLDTFVSSINTGKYLFKHRKEYDFVFWFNNANLPGILLTRLARIPMAVNTDGLEWRRMKWSWPFKLYYFFSSLLICLFCKKLISDSVSIQNYYKSIFLRNTQFIPYGAPMISQIDEEKKLDILKKYELNGQKYFIQITRFELDNLPLKIIEGFIKSRLYEEGYQFVLVGYRDVTPYSEMLMALDQKKGVRILPANYDQEELAVLRENAECYLHGNSVGGTNPALLEAMGSCKKVMAIDGPFSKEVLGGYGLLFTKERLAEQFREVINMEDQSRGMKERLYSTYQWDAVARSYRELMTSKSTNYLNQVERNVEIELSTNSIW
- a CDS encoding glycosyltransferase family 4 protein, which gives rise to MRIGVDAHVLAGKFQGSRTYLLNLYHEVMRQEDDNNYCFFGHWSLGYPYGNEPKYVEFKSASKIKRLTYQTSPLLKENKIDLYHTTYISPLMVPCDTIVTIHDVLFETHPQFFTKKEVLRNKILVRYSAQKAKQIHTVSQYSKNKIIELYGVPEHKVKVVPNGVDLTRFCPNNKELSRDIVYEKYGVKNYILTVGRIEPRKNHIQLLHAYKILKEKQCDELGTLVIVGSPDFGFKQFFGRIKELNLEEDVKIIDSVDDEMLPHIYRAAGLFVYPTFAEGFGIPPIEAMACGVPVVSSNTTAIPEIIGDAGILIDPNNALGIAERMGELLGKPNLQTELISLGYSQAAKWTWQSAAQSYLNSLQEVLSMCVYKS
- a CDS encoding sugar transferase yields the protein MIPTSRRNEGDVLLEKHLPYPHVVPNHTRSDKLYLFMKRTMDVMGASLGLLLLSPLFAVVALLIKLEDPKGPVFFHQIRVGKNEKKFHMFKFRSMVSNAEDLLDELLDQNEVSGAMFKMKNDPRITKIGKFIRKTSMDELPQLWNVLRGEMSLVGPRPPLVREIAEYSTYDKQRLRVTPGCTGLWQVSGRNSVGFEKMVELDIRYIDQRSITYDLRIIFKTIRMLFGTKDAF
- the galU gene encoding UTP--glucose-1-phosphate uridylyltransferase GalU, encoding MKKVRKAIIPAAGLGTRFLPATKAMPKEMLPIVDKPTIQYIVEEAIASGIEDIIIVTGKGKRAIEDHFDNAFELEHTLIQQGKLEVLDEVRKSSNVDIHYIRQKEAKGLGHAVWCARKFIGDEPFAVLLGDDIVVSELPCTKQLIEQYEITGRSIVGVQTVLPHQTHRYGIIDPLKSEGRLSSVHQFVEKPAQGKAPSNLAIMGRYILSPDIFRFLEEQRIGAGGEIQLTDAIQLLNEHQGVYAYDFEGIRYDVGEKLGFILTTLDFALQNNELRLPMLVALKELMEKQATQQLLVGRGEYT